From a region of the Andrena cerasifolii isolate SP2316 chromosome 13, iyAndCera1_principal, whole genome shotgun sequence genome:
- the Cdk1 gene encoding cyclin-dependent kinase 1 has product MENFVKIEKIGEGTYGVVYKGKHKKTGEIVAMKKIRLESDDEGMPSTAIREISLLKELPHPNIVRLMDVLMEETRLYLIFEYLTMDLKKYMDSLDNGKLMEPKMVKSYLYQITRAILFCHKRRILHRDLKPQNLLIDKSGVIKVADFGLGRAFGIPVRVYTHEVVTLWYRAPEILLGASRYSCAIDIWSIGCIFAEMATKKPLFQGDSEIDQLFRIFRILRTPTEDIWPGVTQLSDYKATFPNWISNNLETQVKTLDADGLDLLQAMLVYDPVHRISARAALKHPYFNDVDVFKLPPA; this is encoded by the exons ATGGAGAATTTCGTCAAGATCGAGAAGATCGGTGAAG GTACGTATGGGGTAGTGTACAAGGGAAAGCACAAGAAAACAGGTGAAATTGTAGCTATGAAAAAGATTCGCCTGGAAAGCGATGACGAGGGGATGCCATCGACAGCGATTCGCGAGATTTCCTTGCTCAAGGAATTGCCACATCCCAACATCGTGAGACTAATGGATGTGTTGATGGAGGAGACCAGATTGTACCTCATTTTTGAGTATCTTACTATGGATCTAAAGAAATACATGGATAGCTTAGATAATGGGAAACTGATGGAACCAAAGATGGTTAAATCTTATTTATATCAG atCACGCGCGCTATTCTCTTCTGCCACAAGCGCAGAATATTGCATCGAGATTTAAAGCCCCAAAATTTATTGATTGACAAATCGGGGGTGATTAAAGTAGCAGATTTCGGTCTTGGCAGAGCGTTCGGTATACCGGTCAGAGTGTACACGCACGAAGTGGTCACTTTGTGGTATAGAGCTCCGGAGATTCTGCTCGGCGCCAGCAGATACTCGTGCGCCATTGATATCTGGAGCATAGGCTGTATATTTGCGGAAATGGCAACAAAGAAGCCACTGTTTCAGGGGGATAGCGAGATCGATCAGCTGTTTAGAATATTTCG GATTCTGAGGACACCTACCGAAGACATATGGCCCGGTGTGACACAGTTGTCGGATTATAAGGCGACATTTCCGAATTGGATATCCAACAATTTGGAGACGCAAGTGAAAACGTTAGATGCTGATGGGCTCGACCTTCTGCAAGCGATGCTTGTCTACGATCCAGTGCACAGAATATCGGCGCGGGCCGCTCTGAAGCATCCTTATTTTAACGACGTGGATGTATTTAAGCTGCCCCCGGCATAA